A single Anopheles arabiensis isolate DONGOLA chromosome 2, AaraD3, whole genome shotgun sequence DNA region contains:
- the LOC120896066 gene encoding TLD domain-containing protein 2 isoform X20, which translates to MCELLNLAPYGDKVLSMSTDDYRKATLFASGSFDQDFQIPDLVGQTEILSEEHREKLCAHLPARAEGYSWSLVFSTSQHGFSLNSLYRKMHKLESPILIVIEDTDHNVFGALTSCSLHVSDHFYGTGESLLYKFNPHFKVFHWSGENLYFIKGNPESLAIGAGDGKFGLWLDGDLNQGRSQHCSTYSNEPLAPQEDFVIKTLECWAFV; encoded by the exons ATGTGCGAACTGCTCAATCTGGCGCCGTACGGCGATAAG GTTCTGTCTATGAGCACAGATGACTACAGAAAAGCGACCCTGTTTGCGTCTGGTTCGTTCGATCAGGACTTCCAGATTCCGGACCTCGTCGGTCAGACCGAGATCCTCAGCGAGGAGCACAG ggaAAAGTTGTGTGCTCATCTACCGGCACGTGCTGAGGGATACTCGTGGTCTCTCGTGTTCAGCACCTCACAGCACGgcttttcgctgaactcgCTCTACCGCAAGATGCACAAGCTAGAGAGCCCCATACTGATCGTGATAGAGGATACGGATCACAAT GTGTTTGGTGCGCTCACGTCCTGCTCGCTGCACGTGTCGGACCATTTCTACGGCACCGGCGAATCGCTGCTGTACAAATTTAATCCACACTTCAAGGTGTTCCATTGGAGCGGCGAGAATCTGTACTTCATCAAGGGCAACCCGGAAAGCTTGGCGATCGGTGCCGGAGA CGGCAAATTTGGCCTTTGGCTGGATGGCGATCTGAATCAGGGGCGATCGCAGCACTGCAGCACGTACTCGAACGAGCCGCTCGCACCGCAGGAAGATTTCGTCATCAAAACGCTCGAATGCTGGGCCTTTGTTTAA
- the LOC120896066 gene encoding TLD domain-containing protein 2 isoform X19, producing the protein MMSKSKINKLTKYLKTKVLSMSTDDYRKATLFASGSFDQDFQIPDLVGQTEILSEEHREKLCAHLPARAEGYSWSLVFSTSQHGFSLNSLYRKMHKLESPILIVIEDTDHNVFGALTSCSLHVSDHFYGTGESLLYKFNPHFKVFHWSGENLYFIKGNPESLAIGAGDGKFGLWLDGDLNQGRSQHCSTYSNEPLAPQEDFVIKTLECWAFV; encoded by the exons GTTCTGTCTATGAGCACAGATGACTACAGAAAAGCGACCCTGTTTGCGTCTGGTTCGTTCGATCAGGACTTCCAGATTCCGGACCTCGTCGGTCAGACCGAGATCCTCAGCGAGGAGCACAG ggaAAAGTTGTGTGCTCATCTACCGGCACGTGCTGAGGGATACTCGTGGTCTCTCGTGTTCAGCACCTCACAGCACGgcttttcgctgaactcgCTCTACCGCAAGATGCACAAGCTAGAGAGCCCCATACTGATCGTGATAGAGGATACGGATCACAAT GTGTTTGGTGCGCTCACGTCCTGCTCGCTGCACGTGTCGGACCATTTCTACGGCACCGGCGAATCGCTGCTGTACAAATTTAATCCACACTTCAAGGTGTTCCATTGGAGCGGCGAGAATCTGTACTTCATCAAGGGCAACCCGGAAAGCTTGGCGATCGGTGCCGGAGA CGGCAAATTTGGCCTTTGGCTGGATGGCGATCTGAATCAGGGGCGATCGCAGCACTGCAGCACGTACTCGAACGAGCCGCTCGCACCGCAGGAAGATTTCGTCATCAAAACGCTCGAATGCTGGGCCTTTGTTTAA